One segment of Streptomyces sp. XD-27 DNA contains the following:
- a CDS encoding PQQ-binding-like beta-propeller repeat protein, whose product MPLPLTHDDPRCIGPYTLVARLGSGGMGTVYLACSSGGRTAALKTVHARFAEQPEFRSRFRLEVDAARVIGGRHGARVFDADPLAPTPWLATEYVLGPALDEAVEGYGALPEHAVRALGAALCEALAQLHSSEVVHRDLKPSNILLSAHGPKVIDFGIARAVGDDRLTRTGAAAGTPAFMSPEQAGGVEHTAAGDVFALAGVLVFAATGRGPFGGGQPADLLYRVRYAEPELSAVPERLRATLARCLAKDPARRPGTTELAAELHDGAGHFADRLPDAVLADIARRVADVWQAPPARLPAPAADPTATAPDAPAARGIPRRKLVIAGGGTVLAAGAALGGWAWLRPRVSSPASGGSPETPARRPGTPPRLSWKVTPGDFWDAVTVLVAGDHAGIVSPAGLLCVDARTGDASRPNTQVTQKELVVSDGRRLLAAEPGIGSLRISPIHLRTGNFGTPLAELPTTDSLRLLAADEESLYLQGHTKKGWLRTAVDTRTGEVRWRRPIATPSGDALVARLAGDTLVIASGERFTAIDTGNGTARWTTVLTKGQGIDPLGVARLAVSGEHLFLGSSDLLALRLSDGEEAWRFGQGRKFATKFPPEAHRYGPPVVRDDVVYAAERGHGLVALDAKGGDLLWEQRKALGPPVFWAAGPDIGKRYIYVKPDVDQWVTAIDLRTHRVAWTFSGAAGVTPGLSTVVTAHRSAGRVLVASGGTVCAIPLE is encoded by the coding sequence ATGCCCCTTCCCCTCACCCATGACGACCCGCGGTGCATCGGCCCGTACACCCTCGTCGCCCGGTTGGGCAGCGGCGGTATGGGCACCGTCTACCTGGCGTGCTCGTCCGGCGGCCGGACGGCCGCGCTGAAGACCGTGCACGCGCGCTTCGCCGAGCAGCCGGAGTTCCGCAGCCGGTTCCGGCTGGAGGTCGACGCCGCCCGTGTCATCGGCGGCCGGCACGGAGCGCGTGTCTTCGACGCCGACCCACTGGCCCCCACCCCGTGGCTGGCCACCGAGTACGTGCTCGGACCGGCGCTGGACGAAGCCGTCGAAGGGTACGGCGCCCTCCCCGAGCACGCCGTACGGGCGCTGGGCGCGGCTTTGTGCGAAGCGCTCGCCCAACTGCACTCCTCCGAGGTTGTCCACCGCGACCTGAAGCCCTCGAACATCCTGCTCTCCGCGCACGGCCCCAAGGTCATCGACTTCGGCATCGCCCGGGCGGTCGGCGACGACAGGCTGACCCGCACCGGCGCCGCCGCCGGGACGCCCGCCTTCATGTCCCCCGAGCAGGCCGGCGGAGTCGAGCACACCGCCGCGGGCGACGTCTTCGCGCTCGCCGGGGTGCTCGTCTTCGCGGCGACCGGCCGTGGCCCCTTCGGCGGCGGCCAACCCGCCGACCTGCTCTATCGCGTGCGGTATGCGGAGCCGGAGCTGTCCGCGGTGCCCGAGCGGCTGCGCGCGACCCTCGCCCGTTGCCTGGCCAAGGACCCGGCGCGGCGCCCCGGCACGACGGAGCTGGCGGCGGAGCTCCACGACGGCGCGGGACACTTCGCGGACCGCCTGCCCGACGCCGTCCTCGCCGACATCGCACGCCGCGTCGCCGACGTGTGGCAGGCCCCGCCGGCCAGACTGCCAGCCCCCGCCGCGGACCCCACGGCCACAGCTCCCGACGCACCCGCGGCGCGCGGAATACCGCGGCGCAAACTCGTCATCGCGGGCGGCGGCACCGTGCTCGCCGCCGGTGCCGCCCTCGGGGGCTGGGCGTGGCTGCGGCCGCGCGTTAGCTCCCCGGCATCGGGCGGGTCCCCCGAAACACCCGCACGACGCCCGGGAACACCTCCGCGTCTGTCCTGGAAGGTGACCCCGGGTGACTTCTGGGACGCGGTCACCGTGCTGGTCGCTGGCGACCACGCGGGGATCGTCTCCCCGGCCGGGCTGCTGTGCGTCGACGCCAGGACCGGCGACGCGAGCCGTCCCAACACGCAGGTGACCCAGAAGGAACTGGTGGTCTCCGACGGTCGGCGGCTGCTGGCCGCCGAGCCTGGCATCGGTTCCCTCCGTATTTCGCCGATCCACCTGCGGACCGGGAACTTCGGGACGCCGTTGGCGGAGCTGCCGACAACCGATTCCCTGCGCTTGCTCGCCGCCGATGAGGAGTCGCTCTACCTCCAGGGGCACACGAAGAAAGGATGGCTGAGGACCGCGGTCGACACCCGGACCGGAGAGGTTCGGTGGCGGCGTCCGATCGCCACCCCCAGCGGTGACGCACTCGTCGCGAGGCTCGCGGGAGACACACTCGTCATCGCTTCGGGGGAGCGCTTCACGGCCATCGACACCGGAAACGGCACAGCGCGCTGGACCACCGTCCTCACGAAGGGACAAGGCATCGACCCCCTCGGGGTCGCTCGGCTCGCCGTCTCCGGCGAACACCTCTTCCTCGGCTCCAGTGACCTCCTCGCCCTGCGGCTCTCCGACGGAGAGGAGGCCTGGCGGTTCGGCCAAGGCCGGAAGTTCGCGACGAAGTTCCCACCGGAGGCCCATCGATACGGGCCGCCTGTGGTCCGGGACGACGTCGTGTACGCCGCCGAACGCGGCCACGGGCTGGTCGCCCTGGACGCGAAGGGCGGAGATCTGCTGTGGGAGCAGCGGAAGGCACTGGGCCCCCCGGTCTTCTGGGCAGCCGGCCCCGACATCGGCAAGCGCTATATCTACGTAAAGCCCGACGTCGACCAGTGGGTGACCGCCATCGATCTGCGCACCCACCGCGTGGCGTGGACGTTCTCGGGAGCCGCCGGCGTGACCCCCGGACTCTCGACTGTGGTCACCGCACACCGTTCCGCCGGACGCGTCCTCGTCGCCAGCGGCGGCACCGTGTGCGCCATCCCGCTCGAATAG
- a CDS encoding PQQ-binding-like beta-propeller repeat protein: MNDHDGEGEAVGSPCPDHGESAARRYGPYLVVDELDSAGQAYDACRVAARHTVDGRLVTLMLPHPELAHDPGYRVLFRAEAENSRRLTGPWVAPVADISDAGAATPWVAYDCFPVLPLPAAVAAHGGPLPEAVVRALGAALAATLVDAHANGLVHAGISPAALLLTEDGPRLTGYGLGRTSAPGGAARPGRPGGDPHNRPPEQHPGARPEPPGDVYALGAVLAYAATGRTDPDPARLPHSLRELIASCLSRDPDRRPRPEALLRALGGQGAGPPLPDAVTAALTAQHPVAARPPEPAAEAGVGAAPSSAARPRPSRRTVLVGAGSGLAGLALGAGAIAGWRALEDEPRRLRPTAGIPPSPLWHRTFPWQLENMAGLSDDRIALLKISEGLIGVDVGTGRKVWTRADLQLIEDLRVLDGGLVLISGGARFSMLSARNGKVIWTEEKYGSLSALSMKHVLAAEGQTLWFLAERRDCEEADTPCGKTPYAAVGYDLGNRRELWRTPLPKSFGSDRAMEGLLTRGELLVPNTGDDYSLSDTPFTYLALDRRTGRELRRTRYQGLDVDLDSLRMAVPGDLLLASSLKNLRAYDIASGEERWRYDGLGQITAAAVHETMVFATDFRTVTHALDVRDGKRRWRRASAVPLESSITTSETWVSHSGATVIQMNASEIEALNAADGSLRWRLAVVGREGGTAGPGWVGGTAPGMVFVIGSNDLYAFPVD, encoded by the coding sequence GTGAACGACCATGATGGGGAAGGGGAGGCCGTGGGGTCGCCGTGCCCGGACCACGGGGAGTCGGCCGCTCGCCGGTACGGCCCCTATCTCGTCGTCGACGAGCTGGACTCTGCTGGTCAGGCCTACGACGCCTGTCGGGTGGCGGCGCGGCACACGGTCGACGGCCGCCTGGTCACCTTGATGCTGCCCCACCCGGAGCTGGCCCACGATCCCGGCTACCGGGTGCTCTTCCGCGCCGAGGCGGAGAACTCCCGTCGGCTGACCGGGCCATGGGTCGCGCCGGTCGCCGACATCAGCGACGCAGGCGCGGCGACCCCCTGGGTCGCCTACGACTGCTTCCCCGTGCTGCCGCTCCCGGCCGCCGTCGCCGCACACGGAGGGCCGCTGCCGGAAGCCGTCGTGCGCGCGCTGGGCGCCGCTCTCGCCGCGACCCTTGTGGACGCGCACGCCAACGGCCTCGTCCACGCCGGAATCTCGCCCGCGGCGCTGCTGCTGACCGAGGACGGTCCGCGGCTGACCGGCTACGGGCTGGGGCGCACCTCGGCGCCCGGGGGCGCGGCACGCCCCGGACGGCCAGGCGGGGACCCCCACAATCGGCCGCCGGAGCAGCACCCGGGCGCCCGTCCCGAACCGCCTGGGGACGTCTACGCTCTCGGCGCTGTCCTGGCGTACGCGGCCACCGGACGTACGGACCCGGATCCCGCCCGACTGCCGCACTCCCTGCGCGAGCTGATCGCGTCATGTCTGAGCCGGGACCCTGACCGGCGGCCGCGGCCGGAAGCGTTGCTCCGCGCCCTGGGTGGGCAGGGCGCCGGCCCGCCTCTGCCCGATGCGGTCACGGCGGCGCTGACGGCACAGCATCCGGTGGCCGCCCGTCCGCCCGAGCCCGCGGCCGAAGCCGGGGTCGGTGCCGCCCCGTCCAGTGCGGCACGGCCACGCCCGTCGCGGCGTACTGTGCTCGTGGGCGCGGGCTCGGGACTGGCGGGGCTCGCGCTGGGGGCAGGCGCGATCGCCGGCTGGCGTGCGCTGGAGGACGAGCCGCGGAGGCTGCGCCCGACGGCGGGCATCCCGCCGTCCCCGCTGTGGCACCGCACCTTCCCCTGGCAGCTGGAGAACATGGCCGGGCTCTCGGATGACCGGATCGCTCTCCTCAAAATCAGCGAGGGCCTGATCGGCGTGGACGTGGGCACGGGCAGGAAGGTCTGGACCCGCGCCGACCTTCAGCTGATCGAGGACCTCAGGGTGCTCGACGGGGGACTGGTGCTGATATCCGGGGGTGCGCGGTTCTCCATGTTGTCGGCCCGCAACGGGAAGGTCATCTGGACCGAGGAGAAGTACGGCTCCCTAAGCGCCCTTTCGATGAAGCACGTCCTGGCGGCGGAGGGACAGACGCTGTGGTTCCTGGCGGAGCGCCGCGACTGCGAGGAAGCCGATACGCCGTGCGGCAAGACCCCCTACGCCGCTGTCGGCTACGACCTCGGGAACCGCCGGGAACTGTGGCGCACCCCGCTCCCCAAGAGCTTCGGCAGCGATCGCGCCATGGAGGGCCTCCTGACCCGCGGTGAGCTGCTGGTGCCCAACACTGGGGACGATTACTCCCTCTCCGACACCCCCTTCACGTACCTGGCGCTGGACCGGCGCACGGGACGGGAGCTGCGAAGGACGCGCTACCAAGGTCTGGACGTCGACCTCGACTCGCTGAGGATGGCCGTGCCCGGCGACCTCCTGCTCGCGTCCTCGTTGAAGAACCTTCGGGCGTACGACATCGCCAGCGGTGAGGAGCGATGGCGTTACGACGGACTCGGGCAGATCACGGCCGCCGCCGTCCACGAAACGATGGTCTTCGCCACGGACTTCCGCACGGTCACCCACGCCCTGGACGTCCGCGACGGGAAGCGGAGATGGCGGCGCGCGAGCGCCGTGCCGCTGGAGTCGTCCATCACCACCAGCGAGACATGGGTGAGCCATTCGGGAGCCACCGTGATCCAGATGAACGCATCGGAGATCGAGGCATTGAACGCGGCGGACGGCTCGCTGCGCTGGCGACTGGCCGTCGTCGGCAGGGAGGGAGGAACCGCGGGACCCGGCTGGGTCGGCGGAACCGCGCCCGGGATGGTCTTCGTCATCGGCAGCAACGATCTCTACGCATTCCCGGTGGACTGA